The genomic window GGCCAGGGGCGGTCGAACAGCGAGATCGCCGCGACCCTGTTCATCGCGGAGCAGACCGTGAAGACCCACGTCGGCAAAGTGCTCGCCAAGGTCGGCGCGCGCGACCGCGTGCAGGCCGTGATCTTCGCCTACGACACCGGACTCGTCGCCCCGTCCTGACCCGGACGCCGCGCGTCGACACCTCACCCCTGGGTACGGGGCGCGACGACACCGCCGGGTGATGTGCCCTCGGGTACCGCGTTCGTAACCTCCTCGGACACCACCGAGGAGGACCGACATGGCCATCACCCACGCAGTACGGATCGACGCCGGAACGGATCGCGCCAGACCGGTCCGCACCGGGCTCGATCGCACCCGGGGCGAACGCGACCGCGGCATCGACCTCGTGCGTGCCTGCTGCATCGTCGGGGTCGTCGTCCTGCACGCGATGATGGTCGGCGTGACGGTGACCGCCACCGGTCCCGTGTTCGAGAACGCGAGTGACGGCACCGCCTGGATCGCCCCGATCAGTTGGGCTCTGCAGGTCATGCCGCTCTTCTTCGTCATCGGCGGATTCGCCGGCCTGCTCGCGTACCGACGCCGCCGGTCACACGGTGCGCCGGCCACGGCGTTCGTCGCCACGCGACTCCATCGCCTGCTGCTCCCCGCGGTCGTCACCATCGGCTGCGTGGGAGTAGCCCTCGCGATGCTGACCCTGGCCGGTGTCCCCGCCGACCTCGTCGCCATGGCCGGCTTCCGGTTCGGCCAGCCACTCTGGTTCCTCGGCGTCTTCCTGCTCTGCCAGGCACTGCTGCCTGCGCTCGCCGCCGCTCACGAGCGCGCACCGCTCCGGTCGATCGCGTCGCTCACCTCTGCGGCCGTGCTGGTCGACGTCCTGCGTGCGGCCACTGGTGTCGACGCCCTCGGATTCATCAACCTCGTCCTCGTCTGGACCGCGCTCCAACAACTCGGGTTCTTCCTGGCGGACGGCTCGATCGGTGCGCTCAGCCGACGTGTCCGGTCGCTCGCCGGTGTCGGGGCGGTCGTCGTCCTCGTCGTCACCTGGTGGACCGGCGTCTACTCCAGTGACCTCATCGCGAACATCAACCCGCCCACCGCGGCGCTCCTTCTCGTCGGCGTCGCCCACACGGCACTGCTGTCGCTCGTCCGCGAGCGACTCACTCGGCTGAGCGCGCATCGCCGGGTCGCGTTCGTCACCGACTTCGTCACCCGTCGCGCCATGACGATCTACCTCTGGCACATGCCGGTGCTCCTCACCATGGCCGGTGCGTCCGCCGTGTTCGCGCTGACGACCGGCGTCGCCCTCCCCGCGCCGGACAGCCTCGGGTGGTGGCTCGGGCGACCCCTCTGGCTGGGGGCGGCACTGACACTGACCGCGCTGGTCGCGACGGTGTTCGCCCGCATTGAGGCGGTACCGACGCCGATGGCGACGCACTCGCGCGGCCGGATCACGGTCGCCGTCCTCCTCGGGCTGGCTGCTGTGGTGCTCCTCCTCGTGGCCGGCACCTCGGTGACCAGCGCGACGCTCGCCGTACTGTCGATCCTCGCCGCGCTGCGCGTATCGCGGTCGTCCTCGCGATCGGAGCGACCGACGATCCGTCTGCTGCGCTCCGATGCGACAGGTGCAGAGGTCGTCGGAGCGTCCGGCGCATAGGGTGGGCCCATGGAGTTCTGGACCGTGGCGCTCGTCATCGGTGTCGCATTCGTGGTGCTGTCCGTGCTCGCGCTCGTGCTGAACCATCTTCGGCAGCGACGTGACGCCCGTCGCCGACAGGAACAGTACGGCGACGCGGCTGCGCGGCACGCCGGCGGACGTCGGTCGCAGCGCGATCGCGTCTCGAAGCCGGGCGCGACGAACCACCAGCAGACGCCCGACAGCTGGTGACGGCGGCGGCGTCGCCTCACTGACCGCAGAGGCCGGCGCGGATCGTCGCAGCCAGCGCCGAGCGCCGACGGTCGTGGACATCGGGTGCGTCTGTGGACGTGGCGACGACCGTCATGGACGCCTGCGCCCATGTCGCCGCGGTCGAGATGAGCAGCGCCCAGACGTCGGCGGCGTCGAGGTCGGCGCGGATCGATCCCGCTCGCTGCTCGGCCTCGATGTCCCGGAGGTGGCGGAGGTCGTGGTCCTCGAGGCCGCTGTAGAGGTATCCGGTGCTCTCGCGCTCGAGCCGCTTCCACATGACGAGGCGGGCGAGCGCGGGATCGGCGAGGTAGTCGTCGTACAGTCGCGCCGCGTACTCCGGGAGCTCGGCCGCCGTGAACGGCACGCGATCGCCGTTGGCGATGACGTGCGCGTCGAAGACGGCGTCGAACAGTCGGTCCTTGGCGCCGTAATAGGCGTAGATCATCGGCTTGCTCATGCCTGAGCGCTGGGCGATTCGATCCACCCGTGCACCGGCGATGCCGTGGGTGGCGAACTCCTCGGTCGCGGCGTCGAGGATGCGTTGACGAGTCTGTTCTGCGGTGTTCATCGATCGAGTGTACCGGTGCTACCAACTAGTAGGTAGTATCGACCGCATGCGCACAACCGCCCTCATGTCCACCGCCTCCCCTCGATCGCTCCAGCAGACCGTCATCGAACGCCGGGAACTCCGATCGGACGACGTCGATGTCCGTGTCACGCACTGCGGCGTCTGTCACAGCGACCTCCACGCGCTGGCTTCCGCGGGCCCGGAGGCGGGACTCGTGCCCGGTCACGAGTTCGTCGGTGAGGTCGTCGCGGTCGGTTCGGACGTGACGTCCTTCGCGCCCGGTGACGCCGTCGCCGTCGGCAACATCGTGGACTCCTGCGGAACCTGCACGATGTGTCTGCGCGACCAGGAGAACTTCTGCGTGGAGTTCCCGACGCTCACGTACGCCGGCCGTGACCGCGTCGACGGCAGTACGACGCTCGGCGGGTACTCCGGGCGCTACGTCGTGCGCGACAGCTTCGTCTACCACCGCCCGACCTCCCTCGACCCGGCCGGCGTCGCACCCCTGATGTGCGCCGGCATCACCGTCTGGGAGCCACTCCGCACCAACGACGTCGGGGAGGGGACGCGACTCGGCGTCGTCGGCCTCGGCGGTCTCGGACACCTCGCCGTCCGGCTCGGTTATGCGCTCGGTGCCGAAGTCACCGTCTTCACCACCTCCGAGGGCAAGGCGACCGACGCGCTGCGGCTCGGGGTGTCCCGAGTGGTGGTCTCGACCGATGCCGACGCCATGGCTGCGGCAGCTGGCAGCCTCGACCTCGTCATCGACACGGTCTCGGTGGAGCACGATCTCGCGCCGTACCTCCATGTCCTCGACCTCGACGGGACGCTCTGCTCGCTCGGCTACCTCGGCCCGATCGACATCGAGACCATGGACCTGCTCCTCGGCCGGAAGCGTCTGACGTCGGCCGGGAGCGGTGGTCGCCGGTGGACGCAGGACCTCCTCGACTTCTGCGGCACCCACGGCGTGACGGCGGACGTCGAGGTGGTCCCGGCAGCCGACGTGGACGTCGCGCTCGATCGCCTGGCCCGCAACGACGTCCGGTACCGTTTCGTGCTGGACCTCGCCGACATCGACGCCGCGCTCGCCTGACGATCAGGAGTGCGTCGTCTGCCGTCCCATCACGCCGTCGAAGAACGCCGCGAGCTCCGCGGTGGCCGTGAGCGGGAGCACATGGGCGACGTACTGGTCCGGCCGCACGACGACGACGGCACCCGCTCGGTCGACGCCACGCTCGGCGAAGATGTCGACGTCGGGATGGCGGGCGTAGACCTTCTCGTAGTCGACGAGGCCGAAGGGGCCGACGCGCGGTAGGAACACCGGCGGAACGGTGCCGAGGTCGATGTCGGTGTGGCGCTGTTGGTAGACAATCTTCACGTCGAACCAGTCGTCGGCCCGCACGCCGTCGGGCACCGCGCGGAGCGGTGACTCCGGTGCGTCCTGCAGCCAGGCGGCGAGCTCCGCCGATCGGCCCGACGCTGGCGAGGCGGCATCCGCGAAGACGTAGATCCGCCAGCGTCCGTCGGCCGTCGCGTGGTGTCCGAGATGGACGTGGTTCGCGTCCGCGACACGTGAGGTGAGGGCGGACTTGAACCGCTTGCCGATCGGGAAGCCGCCCGCGAGGTGCTGGTGGGTCGCCTCGCCGACGATCGCCGACGGGCTGTACTCCGTCATGAAGCCGGCCGGGAACTCCGCCGTCCGCACGTAGAAGTCGGCGAGCTCGGAGGGGTCCTCGAACTCCTCCGGCCGCTTGGCCATGAGGCTCGACCACTCGCGGTCGAAGTCGATGAGCTCCCGGGCCACGACCTGACGCTCGGCCGAATACGTCGCCAGCAGGCTCTCCGGGCTCCGACCCTCGAGCACGTGGCCGAGCTTCCACGCCAGGTTGAAGCCGTCCTGCATCGACACGTTCATCCCCTGCCCGGCCTTCGCGCTGTGGGTGTGGCAGGCGTCGCCGGTGATGAAGACACGCGGTGTGCGC from Plantibacter flavus includes these protein-coding regions:
- a CDS encoding acyltransferase family protein; this translates as MAITHAVRIDAGTDRARPVRTGLDRTRGERDRGIDLVRACCIVGVVVLHAMMVGVTVTATGPVFENASDGTAWIAPISWALQVMPLFFVIGGFAGLLAYRRRRSHGAPATAFVATRLHRLLLPAVVTIGCVGVALAMLTLAGVPADLVAMAGFRFGQPLWFLGVFLLCQALLPALAAAHERAPLRSIASLTSAAVLVDVLRAATGVDALGFINLVLVWTALQQLGFFLADGSIGALSRRVRSLAGVGAVVVLVVTWWTGVYSSDLIANINPPTAALLLVGVAHTALLSLVRERLTRLSAHRRVAFVTDFVTRRAMTIYLWHMPVLLTMAGASAVFALTTGVALPAPDSLGWWLGRPLWLGAALTLTALVATVFARIEAVPTPMATHSRGRITVAVLLGLAAVVLLLVAGTSVTSATLAVLSILAALRVSRSSSRSERPTIRLLRSDATGAEVVGASGA
- a CDS encoding TetR family transcriptional regulator encodes the protein MNTAEQTRQRILDAATEEFATHGIAGARVDRIAQRSGMSKPMIYAYYGAKDRLFDAVFDAHVIANGDRVPFTAAELPEYAARLYDDYLADPALARLVMWKRLERESTGYLYSGLEDHDLRHLRDIEAEQRAGSIRADLDAADVWALLISTAATWAQASMTVVATSTDAPDVHDRRRSALAATIRAGLCGQ
- a CDS encoding NAD(P)-dependent alcohol dehydrogenase, which encodes MRTTALMSTASPRSLQQTVIERRELRSDDVDVRVTHCGVCHSDLHALASAGPEAGLVPGHEFVGEVVAVGSDVTSFAPGDAVAVGNIVDSCGTCTMCLRDQENFCVEFPTLTYAGRDRVDGSTTLGGYSGRYVVRDSFVYHRPTSLDPAGVAPLMCAGITVWEPLRTNDVGEGTRLGVVGLGGLGHLAVRLGYALGAEVTVFTTSEGKATDALRLGVSRVVVSTDADAMAAAAGSLDLVIDTVSVEHDLAPYLHVLDLDGTLCSLGYLGPIDIETMDLLLGRKRLTSAGSGGRRWTQDLLDFCGTHGVTADVEVVPAADVDVALDRLARNDVRYRFVLDLADIDAALA